Proteins encoded together in one Desulfomicrobium escambiense DSM 10707 window:
- a CDS encoding cation diffusion facilitator family transporter — MQIHARRYAYLSIGASVLTMALKFGAFFLTGSVGLFSDAVESVVNLTAGVIALLAIVTAHRPADDCHAYGHGKAEYLSSGMEGALICVAAVGIAYASAQRFFNPQPLEALGTGIVVATAAGAVNFIAARVMLRAAREYDNIVLEADAKHLLTDVWTSAGLVTALGVMLFAPPSWQILDPVLGFVMAVNIVWTGISLVRRSVAGLMDEGLPPREVDAIVEAIGQVAGEGTQYHALRTRRAGAVRFVDFHLLVPGSMTVQHSHDLCCGVEEGIRAVLPGAQITIHVEPREDHASFDGWKVGGLCDRRCQQEEK; from the coding sequence GTGCAGATCCACGCCCGCAGATATGCCTATCTTTCCATCGGCGCTTCGGTCCTGACCATGGCCCTGAAGTTCGGGGCCTTTTTCCTGACGGGTTCCGTGGGCCTCTTCTCCGACGCCGTGGAGTCCGTGGTCAACCTGACGGCCGGCGTCATCGCGCTTCTGGCCATCGTCACGGCCCACAGGCCCGCCGACGACTGCCATGCCTACGGACACGGCAAGGCCGAGTATCTCTCAAGCGGCATGGAGGGGGCGCTGATCTGCGTCGCGGCGGTGGGCATCGCCTACGCCTCGGCGCAGCGGTTTTTCAATCCCCAGCCCCTGGAGGCTCTTGGGACGGGTATTGTCGTGGCCACCGCAGCGGGGGCCGTGAATTTCATCGCCGCCAGGGTCATGCTCCGCGCCGCCAGGGAGTACGACAACATCGTGCTCGAGGCCGACGCGAAACACCTGCTGACGGACGTCTGGACTTCGGCCGGGCTTGTGACCGCCCTGGGCGTCATGCTCTTCGCGCCCCCCTCGTGGCAGATCTTGGACCCGGTGCTGGGTTTTGTCATGGCCGTCAACATCGTCTGGACCGGCATTTCCCTCGTGCGCCGCTCCGTGGCGGGCCTCATGGACGAAGGCCTCCCGCCCCGCGAAGTCGACGCCATTGTCGAAGCCATCGGGCAGGTGGCGGGGGAAGGGACTCAATATCACGCCCTGCGGACGCGCAGGGCCGGTGCGGTGCGGTTTGTCGATTTCCACCTGCTCGTTCCGGGCTCCATGACGGTGCAGCATTCCCACGACCTCTGTTGCGGCGTGGAGGAAGGCATCCGCGCCGTCCTGCCCGGGGCGCAGATCACCATCCACGTTGAGCCGCGGGAGGACCATGCCTCCTTTGACGGCTGGAAGGTGGGCGGGCTGTGCGACAGACGCTGCCAGCAGGAGGAAAAATGA
- a CDS encoding M23 family metallopeptidase, with translation MTRKRRNTHRRQSNIFRQHSKKSSRAALPFLAFLGILIIGGAIAFNFLAPEEIQSSIDYSAMGVAARHDVQPSENAEAQPLDPRDLPVAEAPREPEITRMTGIIKNGDTPSSLLEGCMALPEIYNLCNESKSVYPLNNLRAGQPWTMIYSGDALVGLEYEIDSEERLVVSMTDGEFEFRREAIPYEIETKTVSGVIESSLFGAIGQAGESDELGIRLANVFAYDVDFTRDLRQGDSFKAIILKRYREGSFVGYGPLVAASFTNQGQTFYAYSYTDKGGNSAYYDQNGRPLRKAFLKSPLPFTRISSGYTMSRMHPILKYRRPHQGIDYAAPAGTPISTVADGIVAQADSNGSQGKFVRVIHSNGYETIYNHMSKFAQVSKKGARVKQGQVIGFVGSTGYATGPHLDFRMRQNGKLVNPLKLKVMPADPIAKKEMPNFKATIAAWKSQLEEPVQAASLSQPTSTVQ, from the coding sequence ATGACCAGAAAGAGAAGAAACACCCACCGCAGGCAGTCCAATATCTTTCGCCAGCATTCCAAGAAGTCGTCCCGCGCTGCGCTGCCATTTCTCGCGTTCCTTGGAATCCTGATCATCGGCGGCGCCATCGCCTTCAACTTCCTGGCTCCCGAGGAAATCCAGTCGAGCATCGACTACAGCGCCATGGGCGTCGCTGCCCGACATGACGTCCAGCCCTCGGAAAACGCCGAGGCGCAACCCCTCGACCCGCGTGACCTCCCGGTGGCGGAAGCCCCGCGCGAACCTGAAATCACCCGCATGACCGGCATCATCAAGAACGGCGACACGCCGTCGTCCCTGCTCGAAGGCTGCATGGCCCTGCCGGAGATCTACAACCTCTGCAACGAAAGCAAGAGCGTCTACCCCCTGAACAACCTCAGGGCCGGGCAGCCCTGGACCATGATCTATTCCGGAGACGCCCTCGTCGGGCTGGAGTACGAAATCGACTCCGAGGAGCGCCTCGTCGTCTCCATGACGGACGGCGAATTCGAATTCCGCCGCGAGGCCATCCCCTACGAAATCGAGACCAAGACCGTATCCGGCGTCATCGAAAGCAGCCTCTTCGGCGCCATCGGCCAAGCCGGCGAGAGCGACGAACTCGGCATCCGGCTGGCGAACGTCTTCGCCTACGACGTGGACTTCACCCGCGACCTGCGCCAGGGCGACAGTTTCAAGGCCATCATCCTGAAGAGATACCGTGAAGGGAGCTTCGTCGGCTACGGTCCCCTCGTCGCGGCCAGCTTCACCAACCAGGGGCAGACCTTTTACGCCTACAGCTACACCGACAAGGGCGGGAACTCCGCCTACTACGACCAGAACGGCCGCCCGTTGCGCAAGGCCTTCCTGAAGTCGCCGCTGCCCTTCACCCGCATTTCCTCGGGCTACACCATGAGCCGCATGCACCCCATCCTGAAGTACCGCCGTCCCCATCAGGGCATCGACTACGCCGCTCCAGCGGGTACGCCCATCAGCACCGTGGCTGACGGCATCGTCGCCCAGGCCGATTCCAACGGCTCCCAGGGCAAGTTCGTGCGCGTCATCCACAGCAACGGCTACGAGACCATTTACAACCACATGAGCAAATTCGCCCAGGTCTCGAAAAAGGGGGCCAGGGTGAAGCAGGGCCAGGTCATCGGCTTCGTCGGCAGCACGGGCTACGCCACGGGGCCGCATCTGGATTTCCGCATGCGGCAGAACGGCAAGCTCGTAAACCCGCTCAAACTCAAGGTCATGCCTGCCGACCCCATCGCCAAAAAGGAAATGCCGAATTTCAAGGCCACCATCGCTGCCTGGAAATCGCAGCTCGAAGAACCGGTCCAGGCCGCCTCACTGAGTCAACCGACATCCACCGTGCAGTAA
- a CDS encoding CBS domain-containing protein — translation MSRPHVVVADDEARFRATIGKILELKGFFVTQAENGEQVLELLQTMSPDVILLDIRMPGLSGDEALPRILAMKPGIRVIIFTGHGEEENARRALQAGAFDFLCKPCDVNVLVGRIHDAVNAPQSGQSRERKVTEIMIPIERYTCVQASCTVREGIEALGRSFENFVSSGLVMESGHRAVLVFDGDELVGVLTMRNLIQAMTPAHLLSEDGALLPCTKFSPMFWTGFFSSRARELEFMKVRDIMNPRSPVVSCEANLMHVAFLLCEENRRRVAVERDGRIIGVVREQELFQEISRLILHRNLVH, via the coding sequence GTGAGCAGGCCGCATGTCGTCGTCGCGGACGACGAAGCCCGTTTCAGGGCGACAATCGGAAAGATTCTGGAACTCAAGGGATTCTTCGTGACCCAGGCCGAGAACGGGGAACAGGTGTTGGAACTGCTGCAGACCATGAGCCCGGACGTCATCCTCCTCGACATCCGCATGCCGGGTCTGAGCGGGGATGAGGCCCTGCCGCGCATCCTGGCCATGAAGCCCGGGATCCGGGTGATCATCTTCACCGGGCACGGCGAGGAGGAGAACGCGCGCAGGGCCTTGCAGGCAGGCGCCTTCGACTTTCTTTGCAAGCCGTGCGACGTGAATGTCCTCGTGGGCCGCATCCATGACGCCGTCAACGCCCCTCAAAGCGGCCAGTCCAGGGAACGGAAGGTCACCGAGATCATGATCCCCATCGAGCGGTATACGTGCGTGCAGGCCTCCTGCACGGTCCGGGAGGGCATCGAGGCCCTGGGGAGGTCCTTCGAGAATTTCGTCTCATCGGGGCTCGTCATGGAATCCGGACACCGCGCGGTGCTCGTCTTCGACGGGGACGAGCTGGTCGGCGTGCTGACCATGCGCAACCTCATCCAGGCCATGACCCCGGCTCACCTCCTGTCCGAGGACGGAGCCCTGTTGCCGTGCACGAAGTTCTCGCCCATGTTCTGGACAGGGTTTTTCAGTTCGCGGGCACGCGAATTGGAATTCATGAAGGTGCGCGACATCATGAACCCGAGGTCTCCCGTCGTGAGCTGCGAGGCGAACCTCATGCACGTGGCGTTTCTCCTGTGCGAGGAGAACCGGCGCCGCGTGGCCGTGGAGCGCGACGGCAGGATCATCGGGGTAGTGCGCGAGCAGGAACTCTTTCAGGAGATTTCGCGCCTCATCCTGCATCGAAATCTGGTCCACTGA
- a CDS encoding diguanylate cyclase, which translates to MSHAPSNQTILIVDDEPINIKALQLVLGDEHNLVFATTGEMALEMAAGAPQPDLILMDIVMPGMDGFEVCERLKKDERTRDIPVVFLTARWETSEEARGLELGAVDYIRKPFSPPIIKARIRNHLELKKTRDLLENLSTLDGLTNIPNRRRFDEIFAHEWNRAVRNKAPLSLLFIDIDHFKNYNDCYGHLAGDDCLKAVARVLQSSLGRAADFLARFGGEEFIILLPDTRENGCRYLAETIRGAVEKLNIEHKASPVANHITVSIGAVTCADVTSCDRDRLLEHADRLLYQAKHEGRNRVTSQTVPAVP; encoded by the coding sequence TTGTCCCACGCGCCCAGCAATCAGACGATCCTGATCGTCGACGATGAGCCCATCAACATCAAGGCGCTCCAGCTCGTCCTCGGGGACGAGCACAACCTCGTCTTCGCAACGACCGGGGAAATGGCCCTAGAGATGGCGGCCGGCGCCCCCCAGCCCGACCTCATCCTCATGGACATCGTCATGCCCGGCATGGACGGGTTCGAGGTCTGCGAGCGGCTCAAGAAGGACGAACGGACACGGGACATCCCCGTGGTTTTCCTCACGGCCAGATGGGAGACGAGCGAAGAGGCCAGGGGCCTGGAACTCGGGGCCGTGGACTACATTCGCAAGCCCTTCAGTCCGCCCATCATCAAGGCCCGTATCCGCAACCATCTGGAGCTGAAAAAGACCCGGGACCTGCTCGAAAACCTGTCCACCCTCGACGGCCTGACCAACATCCCCAACCGCCGCCGCTTCGATGAAATATTCGCCCACGAATGGAACCGGGCCGTCCGCAACAAGGCGCCCCTTTCCCTGCTCTTCATCGATATCGACCACTTCAAGAACTACAACGACTGCTACGGCCACCTGGCCGGCGACGACTGTCTCAAGGCCGTCGCCAGGGTCCTGCAATCGTCGCTCGGGCGCGCGGCCGACTTCCTGGCCCGCTTCGGAGGGGAAGAGTTCATCATCCTGCTCCCGGACACCAGGGAGAACGGCTGCCGCTACCTGGCCGAGACCATCCGCGGCGCCGTGGAAAAGCTGAACATCGAGCACAAGGCTTCGCCCGTGGCGAACCACATCACCGTGTCCATCGGCGCGGTGACGTGCGCCGACGTCACGAGCTGCGACCGCGACCGTCTGCTCGAACACGCCGACAGACTGCTCTACCAGGCCAAGCACGAGGGCCGGAACAGGGTCACGTCGCAGACCGTGCCCGCAGTGCCATGA
- a CDS encoding peptidylprolyl isomerase, translated as MSNPVVLVDTTKGEFLVELFVDKAPQTVANFLSYVDEDFYVGTLFHRVVKGFMVQGGGLDNMMREKPVKAPIANEAANGLKNLEGTVAMARTADPHSACAQFFINTVDNPDLDHQGEGEFGYCVFGQVIDGMDVVKKIEKVRVKAQGDHEHAPADQVSINSITRFE; from the coding sequence ATGAGTAATCCGGTGGTCCTGGTGGACACGACCAAGGGGGAATTCCTGGTCGAACTCTTCGTGGACAAGGCCCCGCAGACCGTGGCCAATTTTCTGAGTTATGTGGATGAGGATTTCTACGTAGGCACCCTGTTTCACAGGGTCGTCAAGGGGTTCATGGTCCAGGGCGGCGGCCTCGACAACATGATGCGCGAGAAGCCGGTCAAGGCGCCCATCGCCAACGAGGCCGCAAACGGCCTCAAGAACCTCGAAGGCACCGTGGCCATGGCCCGCACCGCGGACCCGCACAGTGCCTGCGCCCAGTTTTTCATCAATACGGTCGACAACCCGGACCTTGATCATCAGGGCGAGGGCGAGTTCGGCTACTGCGTTTTCGGTCAGGTCATTGACGGGATGGATGTGGTCAAGAAAATTGAAAAAGTCCGGGTCAAAGCCCAGGGCGACCACGAACACGCACCCGCCGACCAGGTGTCCATCAACTCCATTACCCGTTTTGAATGA
- a CDS encoding acyl-[acyl-carrier-protein] thioesterase, whose protein sequence is MKTFDGYLFEHDKTVQLHHTGPAGECTITALCRFAQESAGRHAERLGFGITTLGRQGIAWVLREQAMQVLRFPALGETLRIQTWPTHAERLLCHRDYRILDGEERVVALGTSAWFGLDLESRRPRKAESFFSLPWDLLPAPAFGEPLPELEAPAETAPSESRIVRISDIDALGHMNNLRYVDWIADHLELFGIGGRCVRFVRIRHAREVMAGDGVAIRHEVDGQGGVRVAMSGEEHGREVCLARVVPGAPV, encoded by the coding sequence ATGAAGACTTTCGACGGCTATCTCTTCGAACACGACAAGACGGTGCAACTGCACCACACAGGCCCTGCGGGCGAATGCACCATCACCGCCCTGTGCCGCTTCGCGCAGGAAAGCGCGGGACGCCACGCCGAGCGCCTCGGCTTCGGCATTACGACCCTGGGGCGCCAGGGCATCGCCTGGGTTCTGCGCGAACAGGCCATGCAGGTCCTGCGTTTCCCGGCCCTGGGCGAGACGCTGCGGATTCAGACCTGGCCGACGCATGCCGAGCGCCTGCTGTGCCATCGCGACTACCGGATTCTCGACGGCGAGGAGCGGGTGGTCGCCCTGGGGACCAGCGCATGGTTCGGGCTGGATCTCGAGAGCCGCCGACCGCGCAAGGCCGAGTCCTTTTTCTCGCTGCCGTGGGACCTTCTGCCCGCCCCGGCCTTCGGCGAGCCGTTGCCGGAACTGGAAGCGCCCGCGGAAACCGCGCCGTCGGAAAGCAGGATCGTCCGCATCAGCGATATCGACGCCCTCGGGCACATGAACAATCTGCGGTACGTGGACTGGATTGCCGACCATCTCGAACTGTTCGGCATCGGCGGCCGTTGCGTGCGTTTCGTCCGCATCCGGCACGCCCGCGAGGTCATGGCAGGCGACGGTGTTGCGATCCGTCACGAAGTGGACGGGCAGGGGGGAGTGAGGGTGGCCATGTCGGGCGAGGAGCACGGCAGGGAAGTCTGCCTGGCCCGCGTGGTTCCGGGCGCGCCGGTCTAG
- a CDS encoding type 1 glutamine amidotransferase domain-containing protein, producing the protein MELSGKRFVILVDTQFNDHEFWYPYFRLKEAGAEVTVVASAAGKTYEGKYGTPAKADKTPAEISVADYAGIIIPGGYAPDHMRRDQNMVSLVRAFDQQGKVVAAICHAGWMLVSAGILKGRTVTSFFAIKDDLVNAGATWRDHEVVTDRNMITSRTPDDLPAFMRTIIAACKG; encoded by the coding sequence ATGGAACTTTCAGGAAAGCGTTTCGTCATTCTGGTCGACACCCAGTTCAACGACCACGAGTTCTGGTATCCGTATTTCCGCCTCAAGGAGGCGGGCGCCGAAGTGACCGTCGTGGCTTCCGCGGCGGGCAAGACATACGAAGGCAAGTACGGCACCCCGGCCAAGGCGGACAAGACGCCGGCCGAGATCAGCGTCGCGGACTATGCGGGCATCATTATCCCCGGCGGCTACGCCCCCGACCACATGCGCCGCGACCAGAACATGGTCAGCCTGGTGCGGGCCTTCGACCAGCAGGGCAAGGTCGTGGCGGCCATCTGCCATGCCGGCTGGATGCTCGTCTCGGCTGGCATCCTCAAGGGCCGCACCGTGACCTCGTTCTTCGCCATCAAAGACGACCTGGTCAACGCCGGGGCCACATGGCGCGACCACGAGGTCGTCACCGACCGCAACATGATCACCAGCCGCACGCCCGACGACCTGCCCGCCTTCATGCGGACCATCATCGCCGCCTGCAAGGGCTGA
- a CDS encoding rubredoxin yields MERWECPCGYVYDPAEGDPDNNIPAGTAFEDLPEDWVCPKCGAEKEYFEKMG; encoded by the coding sequence ATGGAACGATGGGAATGCCCGTGCGGTTACGTGTACGACCCGGCTGAAGGCGACCCCGACAACAACATTCCGGCGGGGACCGCTTTCGAAGACCTGCCCGAAGATTGGGTCTGCCCCAAGTGCGGTGCGGAAAAGGAATACTTCGAGAAGATGGGCTGA
- a CDS encoding 30S ribosomal protein S1, with protein MSEDFAELFASYESQRKAALKAGDKVSGTVISIGQKSVFVDCGASVDGIVDREELLNDAGELTVAEGDTLELYVVGLTDDSVRLSKALTGAGGLNMLQDAYEGGVPVEGKVKEQIKGGFHVEIMKRRAFCPVSQIDSRYVANPEDYVGQTLQFRITKLTEGGRNIVVSRRALLEVEQQQASAEFFDGVKPGDVVEGTVTRLAAFGAFVELVPGVEGLVHISEISWARIQSPDEALSVGDRVRVKYLGTSAGKKPGETRLSLSIKQAQDDPWKTVSERFKEGDKVTGKVVKLMEFGAFVEIAPGIEGLVHVSEMSYAKRIHKPGDVVQVGDMVAAVIKQVDVEKQRISLSMRDAEGDPWLTVADKYPVGQTFEGTVEKRQQFGLFVNLEPGVTGLLPQSVMAKAEGEVKYDKLVAGDKVVVSIESVNLRDRKISLGTGKKDEVSDWKGYKPQAGGDMGSLGDVLAKALKKKS; from the coding sequence ATGAGCGAAGATTTTGCCGAGCTGTTCGCCTCCTACGAATCCCAGCGCAAGGCAGCCCTCAAGGCAGGGGACAAGGTATCCGGAACGGTCATCTCCATCGGCCAGAAGTCGGTGTTCGTCGACTGCGGCGCGTCCGTGGACGGCATTGTGGACCGCGAGGAACTGCTGAACGACGCCGGCGAACTGACCGTGGCCGAAGGCGACACGCTGGAGCTCTACGTGGTGGGCCTGACCGACGACAGCGTGCGTCTGTCCAAGGCGCTGACGGGTGCCGGCGGGCTGAACATGCTTCAGGACGCCTACGAGGGAGGAGTTCCGGTCGAGGGCAAGGTCAAGGAGCAGATCAAGGGCGGCTTCCATGTCGAGATCATGAAGCGCCGCGCCTTCTGTCCCGTGTCCCAGATCGACTCGCGCTACGTGGCCAACCCCGAGGACTACGTCGGGCAGACCCTGCAGTTCCGCATCACCAAGCTGACCGAGGGCGGACGCAACATCGTCGTCTCCCGCCGCGCCCTGCTTGAGGTGGAGCAGCAGCAGGCCAGCGCCGAGTTCTTCGACGGCGTCAAGCCCGGCGACGTGGTCGAGGGCACCGTCACCCGCCTGGCGGCCTTCGGCGCCTTCGTCGAGCTTGTGCCGGGCGTGGAAGGCCTGGTGCACATCTCCGAAATCTCCTGGGCGCGCATCCAGAGCCCCGATGAGGCCCTGTCCGTGGGCGACCGCGTGCGGGTCAAGTACCTCGGCACCAGCGCTGGCAAGAAGCCCGGCGAGACCCGCTTGTCCCTGTCCATCAAGCAGGCCCAGGACGACCCGTGGAAGACTGTGTCCGAGCGCTTCAAGGAAGGCGACAAGGTCACGGGCAAGGTCGTCAAGCTCATGGAGTTCGGCGCCTTCGTCGAGATCGCGCCCGGCATCGAGGGCCTGGTCCACGTCAGCGAGATGAGCTACGCCAAACGCATCCACAAGCCCGGCGACGTAGTCCAGGTCGGCGACATGGTCGCGGCCGTGATCAAGCAGGTCGATGTCGAGAAGCAGCGCATTTCGCTCAGCATGCGCGACGCCGAGGGCGACCCGTGGCTGACCGTGGCCGACAAGTACCCAGTGGGCCAGACCTTCGAGGGCACCGTCGAGAAGCGCCAGCAGTTCGGACTCTTCGTCAACCTGGAGCCGGGCGTGACCGGGCTTCTGCCCCAGTCCGTCATGGCCAAGGCCGAGGGCGAGGTGAAGTATGACAAGCTCGTGGCCGGCGACAAGGTCGTGGTCAGCATCGAGAGCGTGAACCTGCGCGACCGCAAGATCAGCCTGGGCACCGGGAAAAAGGACGAGGTCTCCGACTGGAAGGGTTACAAGCCCCAGGCTGGCGGTGACATGGGCTCCCTGGGCGATGTTCTGGCCAAGGCCTTGAAGAAGAAGAGCTAG
- a CDS encoding TetR/AcrR family transcriptional regulator, which yields MATGPTKKELLLKAAKELFSEHGYSETTFKKISDRAGVALGLLTHHFGNKEKLFLTAGLDVLHELIQTIKTNLQGVPNGLEAVRIFANTYFDFARNPRQDFMVLVRCSPFSDLKTTEDKEFMVRTFSELYDVLRDCVELGVKDGTIRPVDPQRASVVVFCNLVGGIRHGLLTPYGDDNLFDDIVEFVIYGLKAR from the coding sequence ATGGCCACCGGACCGACCAAGAAGGAATTGCTGCTCAAGGCCGCCAAGGAACTTTTCAGCGAACACGGGTATTCGGAAACGACCTTCAAGAAGATTTCCGACCGTGCCGGCGTCGCGCTGGGGTTGCTCACGCACCATTTCGGCAACAAGGAGAAGCTCTTTCTGACGGCCGGGCTCGACGTGCTGCACGAGCTCATCCAGACCATCAAGACCAACCTCCAGGGAGTGCCCAACGGCCTCGAAGCCGTCCGCATCTTCGCCAACACCTACTTCGACTTCGCCCGCAACCCCCGGCAGGACTTCATGGTCCTCGTCCGCTGCTCGCCCTTCAGCGACCTCAAGACCACCGAGGACAAGGAGTTCATGGTCCGCACCTTCTCGGAACTCTACGACGTCCTGCGGGACTGCGTGGAACTCGGCGTGAAGGACGGCACCATCCGCCCCGTCGACCCGCAGCGCGCCTCCGTGGTGGTCTTCTGCAACCTCGTCGGCGGCATCAGGCACGGCCTGCTCACGCCCTACGGCGACGACAACCTCTTCGACGACATCGTCGAATTCGTGATCTACGGCCTCAAGGCCCGATAG
- a CDS encoding cupin domain-containing protein, with protein MKIVSTTATEPVHFNSGPASGVTGRVVIGHRDGAANFCMRRFDLAPGGHTPRHTHAWEHEIFFHAGQGEVFRAGEWVPVGPGDAVFVPGEEEHQIRNAGSAPLTFLCLIPSGAPEI; from the coding sequence ATGAAAATCGTATCCACCACGGCCACCGAACCGGTCCACTTCAATTCCGGCCCGGCCAGCGGCGTCACCGGACGGGTGGTCATCGGCCACCGCGACGGTGCGGCGAATTTCTGCATGCGCCGCTTCGACCTCGCCCCCGGCGGTCACACACCGCGCCACACCCATGCCTGGGAACACGAAATCTTCTTCCACGCCGGCCAGGGCGAGGTTTTCCGGGCGGGCGAATGGGTGCCGGTGGGCCCCGGCGACGCGGTTTTCGTTCCGGGCGAGGAGGAGCACCAGATCCGCAACGCGGGTTCGGCGCCGTTGACATTTTTGTGCCTGATCCCTTCCGGGGCGCCGGAAATCTAG
- a CDS encoding aminopeptidase, whose translation MDEVLKYTAKNCWERYGSDGDRARMDALADEFLEFLTRCKTERETVAWVLEQGAVAGFSAGLSNGLAMIPFRSKAVLLARRGRAPMAQGLRLITAHADTPHLDLKQHPLHEECQVALMKTHYYGGIKKYQWLARPLALHGTVVALDGRVIPVCIGEDDSDPVFTVLDLLPHLARKQREETVEKAFVGEKLNLAFGHEPATTGEEAKVRRKVLELLHARYAIGEEDLFSAELQVVPSGRARYVGLDRSLLGGYGQDDRLCVFTAVKAFLDASAGEHTQVLLLFDKEEIGSDGATGAKSRFMEHALEDILDAWEPQTRLRHVLGRTKAVSADVHCPLDPDYQDVHDKFNASLLGHGPVFSKFTGHGGKYGASEADCEYVAWFRALLAAEDIPWQMAEMGKVDEGGGGTVAKDLAVYGMEIIDFGPGVLSMHSPFEISSKADLYATVLAYSAFYRS comes from the coding sequence ATGGACGAGGTCTTGAAGTACACGGCGAAGAACTGCTGGGAGCGCTACGGTTCGGACGGCGACAGGGCGCGGATGGATGCGCTGGCCGATGAGTTTCTCGAATTCCTGACGCGGTGCAAGACCGAGCGGGAGACCGTCGCCTGGGTTCTCGAGCAGGGCGCGGTCGCGGGATTTTCCGCAGGGCTGTCAAACGGCCTGGCCATGATTCCCTTCCGTTCCAAGGCCGTGCTGCTGGCCCGGCGGGGGCGCGCACCCATGGCGCAGGGCCTGCGGCTCATCACCGCCCACGCCGACACGCCGCACCTGGACCTCAAGCAGCACCCGCTGCACGAGGAGTGTCAGGTGGCCCTCATGAAGACGCACTATTACGGCGGCATCAAGAAATACCAGTGGCTGGCCAGGCCCCTCGCCCTGCACGGCACCGTGGTGGCCCTGGACGGCCGCGTCATCCCGGTCTGCATCGGTGAGGATGATTCCGATCCCGTGTTCACGGTCCTGGACCTGCTGCCGCATCTGGCGCGCAAGCAGCGTGAGGAGACCGTGGAGAAAGCCTTCGTCGGCGAGAAGCTGAACCTGGCCTTCGGCCACGAACCGGCCACGACCGGTGAGGAGGCCAAGGTCAGGCGAAAGGTCCTTGAACTCCTTCACGCGCGCTACGCCATCGGCGAGGAGGACCTCTTCAGCGCCGAGTTGCAGGTCGTGCCCTCGGGCCGGGCGCGCTACGTCGGCCTGGACCGATCTCTTCTGGGCGGCTACGGTCAGGACGACCGCCTGTGCGTATTCACGGCGGTCAAGGCCTTTCTGGACGCCTCGGCCGGGGAGCACACCCAGGTTCTGCTCCTCTTCGACAAGGAGGAGATCGGCTCCGACGGCGCGACCGGCGCCAAGTCGCGCTTCATGGAGCACGCCCTGGAGGACATCCTCGACGCCTGGGAGCCGCAGACCCGCCTGCGCCACGTCCTGGGACGGACCAAGGCCGTGTCGGCCGACGTGCACTGCCCCCTGGACCCGGACTACCAGGACGTGCACGACAAATTCAACGCCTCCCTCCTGGGCCATGGCCCGGTCTTTTCCAAGTTCACGGGCCACGGCGGCAAGTACGGGGCCAGCGAGGCCGACTGCGAGTACGTGGCCTGGTTCCGCGCCCTGCTCGCGGCCGAGGACATCCCCTGGCAGATGGCCGAGATGGGCAAGGTCGACGAGGGCGGCGGGGGCACCGTGGCCAAGGATCTGGCCGTCTACGGCATGGAGATCATCGATTTCGGCCCCGGCGTGCTGTCCATGCACAGCCCCTTCGAGATCAGTTCCAAGGCGGACCTGTACGCGACGGTTCTGGCCTACTCAGCATTCTACCGCAGCTAG
- a CDS encoding PilZ domain-containing protein, translating to MPEKRKSQRTACLEECLVRRYPVDSASCRSRILNYSQSGIKIETECPLRNDEHIKICGLGIASDAMVAGLGQRVGKVRWCSAGPPPDTGLYEAGVTVIGGVSENTDRRNSSK from the coding sequence ATGCCGGAAAAACGAAAATCGCAGCGAACCGCATGTCTCGAAGAGTGTCTCGTGCGGAGATATCCCGTCGACTCGGCGTCATGCCGGTCACGAATCCTGAACTACAGCCAGAGCGGCATCAAGATCGAGACCGAATGCCCGTTGCGCAACGACGAGCACATCAAGATATGCGGCCTCGGCATTGCCTCCGACGCGATGGTGGCCGGACTGGGCCAGCGTGTCGGCAAGGTGCGCTGGTGCTCTGCCGGACCGCCGCCCGACACGGGTCTCTATGAGGCGGGCGTCACGGTGATCGGCGGCGTTTCCGAGAATACCGACCGGCGAAACTCCTCGAAATAG